The following are from one region of the Paenibacillus sp. JZ16 genome:
- the ileS gene encoding isoleucine--tRNA ligase, which translates to MNRVDVKEKARARELRILNKWNEENTFKKSIELRAGKPNYVFYEGPPTANGAPHIGHVLGRVIKDFVGRYQTMKGYHVVRKAGWDTHGLPVELGVEKQLGISGKQEIENYGVEAFIKKCKASVFEYEHKWRELTEAIAYWTDLDHPYITLENNYIESVWNILATIHDKGLLYRGHRVSPYCPCCQTTLSSHEVAQGYEDVKDLSATAKFKLHDSGEYVLAWTTTPWTLPSHVALAVNPDMDYARVEQEDGIYIVAKNLVEDVMKGDFTVLSTLKGSELVGKTYDPPFPYVKAEKTNLIVGASFVTDASGTGIVHMAPAHGEDDYRVCRENGISFVSVVNGQGRYTDEVTDFAGRFVKDCDLDIVKALSEKGLLYSKEKYEHSYPFCWRCKSPLLYYAMESWFIETTAVKDQLIANNNEVTWYPGHVREGRFGKFLEDLVDWNISRNRYWGTPLNVWVCDSCEGQFSPHSIAELRANAVGEVAEDLELHKPYVDEVKVKCPHCEGGVMERTSEVIDVWFDSGSMPYAQYHYPFEDKEKFEQQYPADMICEGIDQTRGWFYSLLAVSTLFTGKAPYKAVMATGHILDENGQKMSKSKGNVIDPWEIIEEYGTDAFRWALLADSAPWNSKRFSKGIVGEAKSKVVDTLVNTHAFLTLYAGIDGYDPKEHDFKGSNHKLDRWILSRLNSLIQVVDKGLAVNDFLNAAKAIEAYVDELSNWYIRRSRDRFWGSGLGEDKLAAYGTLTHVLLTLSKLMAPFTPMLSEDIFVNLGGGESVHLADFPQADEALIDKALEQDMETARQIVELARNVRNETGIKTRQPLSELIVSMDREFDLAGYEDIIKDEINVKAIEVETSDSGFVDFTLKMNLKIAGKKYGKNIGFLQGFLKGMSSDETRKVVQTGGVNVTSPEGEELQITSEELLVEKKAKEGFASASGYGLTVALNTDITPELEQEGWVREVVRAVQDTRKKLDLPIEKRVNLTLDTDEELQVAIAAFEDVLRENVLVNDLQFGQSEDMERVELGGKTIGIHIA; encoded by the coding sequence ATGAACAGAGTAGACGTCAAGGAGAAAGCGCGGGCCAGAGAGCTGCGCATCTTGAACAAATGGAACGAGGAGAACACGTTCAAGAAATCAATCGAGCTGCGGGCCGGCAAGCCGAATTATGTATTCTACGAAGGTCCGCCGACCGCTAACGGCGCACCGCACATCGGTCACGTGCTTGGCCGCGTCATCAAGGATTTTGTGGGCCGTTATCAGACGATGAAGGGCTACCATGTCGTTCGGAAAGCGGGCTGGGATACGCACGGGCTTCCGGTTGAGCTTGGCGTAGAGAAGCAGCTTGGCATCTCCGGCAAGCAGGAGATCGAGAATTATGGCGTTGAAGCTTTTATCAAAAAATGCAAAGCCAGCGTATTTGAATATGAGCACAAGTGGCGCGAGCTGACTGAGGCGATTGCTTATTGGACCGATCTGGATCATCCGTACATCACACTTGAGAACAACTATATCGAGAGTGTATGGAACATTTTGGCGACGATTCATGATAAAGGCCTTCTGTACCGCGGTCATCGCGTGAGCCCATACTGTCCTTGCTGTCAGACCACGCTCAGCTCCCACGAGGTGGCGCAAGGTTATGAGGATGTTAAAGACCTTAGCGCAACGGCTAAATTTAAGCTGCATGACAGCGGAGAGTATGTACTGGCATGGACAACGACGCCTTGGACGCTTCCATCCCACGTGGCACTGGCTGTGAATCCGGATATGGATTACGCCCGCGTCGAGCAGGAGGACGGCATCTATATCGTGGCTAAGAATCTGGTAGAGGATGTCATGAAGGGCGACTTTACCGTTCTGTCCACGCTGAAAGGTTCCGAGCTGGTCGGCAAGACTTACGATCCTCCGTTCCCGTATGTAAAAGCGGAAAAAACGAATCTCATCGTCGGCGCTTCCTTTGTTACCGATGCAAGCGGTACGGGGATTGTGCATATGGCTCCTGCGCACGGTGAAGACGACTATCGCGTATGCCGTGAGAATGGCATCAGCTTCGTGAGTGTCGTGAACGGCCAAGGCCGTTATACCGATGAAGTGACGGATTTTGCCGGACGCTTCGTGAAGGATTGCGATCTGGACATCGTGAAGGCTTTGTCTGAAAAAGGACTTCTGTACAGCAAGGAGAAATACGAGCACAGCTATCCATTCTGCTGGCGCTGTAAATCCCCGCTGCTCTATTATGCGATGGAGAGCTGGTTTATCGAAACGACAGCGGTTAAGGATCAGTTGATCGCGAACAACAATGAGGTCACCTGGTATCCGGGCCATGTGCGCGAAGGCCGCTTCGGCAAGTTCCTTGAAGATCTGGTCGATTGGAATATTAGCCGGAACCGTTATTGGGGAACACCGCTTAACGTATGGGTCTGCGATTCTTGTGAAGGGCAATTCTCGCCGCACAGCATTGCGGAGCTTCGGGCTAACGCCGTAGGCGAGGTAGCGGAGGATCTGGAGCTGCATAAGCCGTATGTGGATGAAGTGAAAGTGAAATGCCCTCACTGTGAAGGCGGCGTCATGGAACGGACCTCGGAAGTCATCGACGTATGGTTTGACAGCGGATCGATGCCGTATGCACAATACCATTATCCATTCGAGGACAAGGAGAAATTCGAACAGCAGTATCCTGCCGATATGATCTGCGAAGGGATCGACCAGACGCGTGGATGGTTCTACAGCTTGCTTGCCGTATCGACCCTCTTCACGGGTAAAGCGCCTTATAAAGCAGTTATGGCCACAGGACATATTCTTGATGAAAACGGACAGAAGATGTCCAAATCCAAGGGCAACGTCATCGATCCTTGGGAAATCATCGAAGAGTACGGTACGGATGCGTTCCGTTGGGCGCTGCTCGCTGACAGTGCACCATGGAACAGCAAACGCTTTTCGAAAGGAATCGTCGGCGAAGCCAAATCCAAGGTTGTCGATACGCTGGTGAACACCCATGCGTTCCTGACATTGTATGCCGGCATCGATGGCTATGATCCGAAGGAGCATGACTTCAAGGGATCGAACCACAAGCTGGACCGCTGGATTCTGTCCCGACTGAACAGCTTGATTCAAGTGGTTGACAAGGGACTGGCCGTGAATGATTTCCTGAATGCGGCCAAAGCAATCGAAGCTTACGTGGATGAGCTGAGCAACTGGTATATCCGCCGCTCGCGCGACCGTTTCTGGGGCAGCGGACTCGGGGAAGATAAGCTGGCCGCATACGGGACGCTTACACACGTGCTGCTGACTCTCTCCAAGCTGATGGCACCATTCACGCCGATGCTGTCCGAAGATATCTTCGTCAACTTGGGCGGCGGTGAGAGCGTGCATCTGGCCGACTTCCCGCAAGCCGACGAGGCGTTGATCGACAAGGCGCTCGAGCAGGACATGGAGACGGCTAGACAGATCGTAGAGCTTGCGCGCAATGTCCGCAACGAGACCGGGATCAAAACGCGCCAGCCGCTGTCTGAGCTCATCGTATCCATGGATCGCGAGTTTGACCTTGCGGGATATGAAGACATCATCAAGGATGAGATCAACGTCAAAGCGATTGAGGTGGAGACCAGCGACAGTGGTTTCGTTGATTTCACGCTGAAAATGAACCTAAAGATTGCAGGCAAGAAATACGGCAAAAATATCGGCTTCCTGCAAGGGTTCCTGAAAGGCATGAGCAGTGACGAGACTCGCAAGGTAGTCCAAACGGGCGGCGTGAACGTGACATCGCCGGAAGGTGAAGAATTACAGATCACATCTGAAGAGCTGCTGGTGGAGAAGAAGGCGAAGGAAGGCTTCGCATCCGCTTCAGGTTATGGTTTAACCGTTGCGCTTAATACGGATATCACGCCGGAGCTCGAGCAGGAAGGCTGGGTTCGCGAAGTGGTGCGTGCCGTACAGGATACGCGGAAGAAGCTGGACCTGCCGATCGAGAAGCGGGTGAACTTGACCCTCGATACGGATGAAGAGCTTCAAGTTGCGATCGCCGCATTTGAAGATGTGCTGCGCGAGAATGTCCTAGTGAACGATTTGCAATTTGGACAAAGCGAAGACATGGAGCGGGTTGAGCTTGGCGGCAAAACCATCGGCATCCACATCGCCTAA
- a CDS encoding DUF5665 domain-containing protein: MAEKPDAGVPTEQKKSLEEERDQLSAIHRMTTDIAQQLEKARIAEYTQLLNRPWKLIWTNLLAGSARGVGIAIGFTFFAATIIYVLQALGALNLPIIGDYIADIVRIVQRQLELT; the protein is encoded by the coding sequence ATGGCGGAGAAGCCGGATGCTGGGGTGCCAACTGAACAAAAAAAATCACTTGAGGAAGAGCGGGACCAATTGAGCGCCATACACCGCATGACCACGGACATAGCACAGCAGCTGGAGAAAGCTCGGATCGCGGAGTATACCCAGCTGCTGAACCGCCCATGGAAGTTGATTTGGACCAATTTGCTGGCCGGGTCGGCCCGCGGTGTGGGAATCGCGATTGGCTTTACCTTTTTTGCGGCGACCATTATCTATGTCCTTCAGGCACTTGGTGCATTGAATTTGCCTATTATCGGCGACTACATTGCAGATATTGTCCGGATCGTTCAGCGTCAGCTTGAGCTGACGTGA
- a CDS encoding TraR/DksA C4-type zinc finger protein encodes MSHLTQEQLNNLQQKLMDRKVELERRMVYNDQHGLGESERDMTGELSHIDNHPGDLASEMFEREKDLALQDRVDQELQRVIFSLEAIHHGRYGVCLTCGQPIPYERLEVLPDTQYCVKDTPRERVSHDRPVEEEVLAPAFGKSSMDEHDYAAFDGEDAWQIVESWGNSNSPALAEGNEIDSYNEMDIENGDDQGGFVEVYENFVATNIDGSEVFIVRSPQYVDYLNRGEGSYLLDPHGDPDDDNESFS; translated from the coding sequence ATGTCGCATCTAACTCAGGAGCAACTCAATAATTTACAACAAAAGCTGATGGATCGAAAGGTTGAGCTTGAACGGCGCATGGTATATAACGACCAGCATGGGCTGGGGGAATCAGAGCGAGATATGACCGGCGAGCTGTCCCATATTGATAACCATCCCGGGGACTTGGCAAGTGAGATGTTTGAACGAGAAAAAGATCTTGCACTCCAGGATAGGGTGGATCAGGAGCTGCAGCGGGTTATTTTTTCACTTGAAGCGATTCATCACGGCCGTTACGGCGTGTGTCTTACCTGCGGCCAGCCAATTCCATACGAACGGTTGGAGGTTCTCCCGGACACACAATATTGTGTAAAGGACACGCCTCGCGAACGAGTCTCCCACGATCGTCCGGTTGAGGAGGAAGTCCTTGCCCCCGCTTTTGGAAAATCCAGTATGGATGAGCACGATTATGCTGCGTTTGATGGCGAGGACGCCTGGCAGATTGTTGAAAGCTGGGGGAACTCCAACTCCCCTGCGCTGGCGGAAGGCAACGAAATTGACAGTTATAACGAGATGGATATCGAGAATGGCGATGATCAAGGCGGATTTGTTGAAGTGTATGAAAATTTCGTTGCAACCAATATCGATGGCTCCGAGGTGTTTATCGTACGAAGCCCGCAATATGTCGATTACCTAAACCGGGGCGAAGGAAGCTACCTGCTTGATCCCCATGGCGATCCTGATGATGATAATGAATCCTTCAGTTAA
- the lspA gene encoding signal peptidase II yields the protein MVYYLIAFVLFLIDQGTKYLIASNLEMYEQIPVIGDFFLITSSRNRGAAFGILQDQLWFFIIVTLIVVGGIVWYLRKVSKEGRKLLPTALALVLGGALGNFIDRLLTGEVVDFLQFNFGSYTFPIFNIADSCIVIGVGLIILDTLLEGRREKIKTTSEVSGTEGNE from the coding sequence GTGGTGTATTATTTGATTGCATTTGTTTTATTTCTTATCGATCAGGGAACCAAGTACTTGATTGCTTCGAACCTTGAGATGTATGAACAGATCCCTGTGATTGGGGACTTCTTCCTGATTACGTCCAGCCGAAACCGGGGAGCCGCGTTCGGCATACTGCAGGATCAATTATGGTTCTTCATTATTGTGACGCTAATCGTTGTGGGCGGAATTGTCTGGTATCTGCGGAAGGTATCGAAGGAAGGACGGAAGCTGCTGCCTACCGCTCTTGCGCTCGTGCTTGGCGGGGCACTCGGAAACTTCATCGATCGCTTGTTGACGGGGGAGGTTGTCGATTTCCTGCAATTTAATTTTGGCAGCTACACATTCCCGATTTTTAATATTGCCGATTCTTGTATCGTCATCGGTGTGGGATTGATCATATTGGACACGCTTCTGGAAGGAAGACGCGAGAAGATAAAGACAACAAGTGAAGTTTCTGGCACAGAAGGGAATGAATAA
- a CDS encoding RluA family pseudouridine synthase: MLQDGMDTGSEWTGETGHESEAFEWLVDAESAKTRIDKYITESLGEDVSRSQVQLWITDGHVFVNEGPVKSNYKVSQGDRILLKIPEPSAVEIIPEDIPLEIAYEDADVIVVNKPRGMVVHPAPGHSSGTLVNALMFHCNDLSGINGELRPGIVHRIDKDTTGLIMAAKNDKAHASLAAQLKDHSVNRRYLALVHGNISHDQGTIDAPIGRDAQDRKLYTVTDRNSKHAVTHFTVVERFGDYSLLELKLETGRTHQIRVHMKYIGHPLVGDPVYGKSKGIKLNGQALHAAILGFVHPSTGEYMEFSAPMPDDMEELLTILRGR, from the coding sequence ATGTTGCAAGACGGTATGGATACAGGTTCGGAATGGACAGGTGAAACGGGGCACGAATCGGAAGCTTTCGAATGGTTGGTGGATGCCGAATCTGCCAAAACCCGTATCGATAAATACATAACGGAGAGCCTCGGTGAGGATGTCTCGCGCTCCCAGGTGCAGTTATGGATTACGGATGGACATGTTTTCGTGAATGAAGGTCCGGTTAAGTCCAATTACAAGGTGAGTCAGGGTGACCGCATCCTGCTGAAAATTCCTGAGCCATCGGCAGTAGAGATTATTCCGGAAGATATCCCGCTTGAGATCGCGTATGAAGATGCGGATGTCATTGTTGTGAATAAACCTCGAGGGATGGTGGTCCATCCGGCTCCGGGACATTCGTCAGGGACGCTTGTGAATGCGTTGATGTTTCACTGCAACGACTTATCGGGCATTAATGGGGAGCTTCGCCCCGGCATCGTCCATCGGATTGACAAGGATACGACCGGTCTGATTATGGCAGCGAAGAATGATAAAGCTCATGCTTCTCTTGCCGCCCAGCTGAAGGATCACAGCGTGAACCGCCGTTACTTGGCCTTGGTGCACGGCAACATCAGTCATGATCAAGGCACTATTGACGCTCCGATCGGCCGCGACGCGCAGGATCGTAAACTGTATACCGTCACAGACCGGAACAGCAAACATGCGGTGACTCATTTTACCGTAGTGGAACGGTTCGGGGATTACAGTCTTCTCGAGCTGAAGCTGGAGACGGGACGTACGCATCAAATCCGCGTGCATATGAAGTATATCGGCCATCCTCTCGTAGGTGATCCTGTATACGGCAAGAGCAAGGGGATTAAATTAAACGGTCAGGCGCTTCACGCCGCCATTTTGGGTTTTGTCCATCCCTCTACGGGGGAATACATGGAGTTTTCGGCACCGATGCCGGATGATATGGAAGAACTGTTGACGATTTTAAGGGGCCGCTAG
- the abc-f gene encoding ribosomal protection-like ABC-F family protein: protein MNMINVQKLTQYHGAHLVLDQISFEIQEGEKVALIGRNGSGKSTLMRLLAGLDQPNEGLLAIKKGAKIGYLEQIPSHMDTWTVQDVLAQGLRHLKDYRAEMTELEEKMSDPDIAGDSELLDRVLRKYSALQERFETEGGYELEASIDKIATGLQIPKSEYGSAFGSLSGGEQTRVVLASQLIVQPDLLLLDEPTNHLDLARTEWLEEFLREYSGTCVIISHDRYFLDRVVSKTIEIEDGEVFTAHGGYTAFMKDKEERLLQQFAEYQEQQKVIKKMKESIKQLEEFGRIGGNEKFFKRAASMRRALERMERVKRPVLERRQAEFDLNPQDRSGRRVAYFEQVEVSYGNQAVLRGASGLIEFGEKIALMGSNGSGKTTLFKVLLGELTPDSGSLEWGSRVDVGYLAQQEEPDNPKATVLQYFREKAGVEEGEARGILARYLFYGASVFRSVGQLSGGEWTRLRLALLIHQKPNLLLLDEPTNHLDIASREALEDALQGYTGTILAISHDRYFVNQVSRKVWDLNQGKLTVYHGNYDDFRDKKERLEAELQAKDLSAGREGISKQKAEPQPQAKDSPALLAKNVNADRSSAERAKWLEEEIARIETRIRQLDGWLESEGGDLHEDTDLSLLEQRWNDRELLSASRDELLAEWLDLT from the coding sequence ATGAATATGATTAATGTACAGAAACTGACGCAATACCACGGTGCTCATCTGGTACTGGACCAGATCTCGTTTGAAATACAGGAAGGCGAGAAGGTCGCGCTTATCGGAAGGAACGGCAGCGGAAAGTCGACGCTGATGCGCCTGCTAGCGGGTCTGGATCAGCCCAACGAAGGGCTGCTGGCCATCAAGAAGGGGGCAAAAATCGGATATTTGGAGCAAATCCCGAGCCATATGGATACCTGGACGGTGCAGGATGTACTGGCACAGGGGTTGCGTCACTTGAAGGATTACCGAGCGGAAATGACGGAGCTTGAGGAAAAAATGAGTGACCCGGACATCGCCGGAGATTCTGAGCTGCTCGATCGAGTGCTGCGGAAATACTCAGCGCTTCAGGAACGGTTTGAAACAGAGGGCGGCTATGAGCTGGAAGCAAGCATCGATAAAATCGCTACCGGGCTGCAAATACCCAAGAGTGAGTACGGATCGGCTTTTGGTTCGTTGTCGGGTGGAGAACAGACACGTGTCGTGCTGGCATCGCAGCTGATTGTACAGCCGGATTTGCTCCTGCTCGATGAACCAACCAACCATCTGGATTTAGCACGCACGGAATGGTTGGAGGAATTCTTGCGCGAATATTCGGGAACTTGCGTCATTATCTCTCACGACCGATATTTTCTGGACCGGGTGGTGTCCAAAACGATAGAGATTGAAGATGGCGAGGTTTTCACTGCTCATGGCGGCTATACTGCGTTCATGAAAGATAAGGAAGAGCGATTGCTGCAGCAGTTCGCCGAATATCAAGAGCAGCAGAAAGTTATCAAGAAGATGAAGGAATCCATCAAGCAGCTTGAAGAATTCGGCCGGATTGGCGGCAATGAGAAGTTTTTCAAGCGCGCGGCCTCCATGAGACGGGCATTAGAGCGGATGGAGCGGGTCAAGCGCCCCGTGCTGGAACGAAGACAGGCTGAGTTTGACCTGAATCCTCAGGATCGTTCCGGCCGCCGCGTGGCATACTTTGAACAAGTTGAGGTTTCCTATGGGAATCAGGCGGTGCTGAGGGGGGCATCCGGTCTAATCGAATTCGGCGAGAAAATCGCGCTGATGGGCTCGAACGGCAGCGGGAAAACAACGCTTTTTAAAGTGCTGTTGGGCGAGCTGACACCCGATTCCGGTTCGCTTGAATGGGGTTCGCGTGTCGATGTCGGTTACTTGGCTCAGCAGGAGGAACCGGACAATCCGAAGGCAACGGTGCTCCAATATTTCCGGGAGAAGGCCGGAGTCGAAGAGGGAGAAGCCCGAGGGATATTGGCAAGGTATCTGTTCTATGGCGCGTCCGTATTCAGATCGGTGGGGCAGCTGTCCGGAGGGGAATGGACACGATTGAGACTCGCGCTGCTCATCCATCAGAAGCCGAACCTGCTGCTTCTGGATGAACCCACGAACCATCTGGATATTGCCTCCCGTGAAGCGTTGGAGGATGCATTGCAGGGTTATACGGGGACCATTCTTGCCATTTCCCATGACCGTTATTTCGTGAATCAAGTGTCTCGCAAAGTGTGGGATTTAAATCAAGGGAAGCTGACGGTCTATCATGGAAATTATGATGATTTCCGGGATAAGAAAGAACGGCTTGAAGCTGAACTACAGGCAAAGGATTTATCAGCAGGGAGAGAGGGTATCTCGAAACAGAAGGCGGAGCCGCAGCCCCAAGCGAAGGATAGCCCTGCTCTGCTTGCCAAGAACGTAAATGCGGATCGTTCTTCCGCCGAAAGGGCCAAATGGTTGGAGGAGGAAATTGCACGTATTGAGACCCGCATTCGGCAGCTTGACGGCTGGCTTGAGAGTGAAGGCGGCGATTTACACGAGGATACGGATCTGTCGCTGCTCGAGCAGCGCTGGAACGACCGAGAGCTGTTATCCGCGAGTCGTGATGAGCTCCTTGCGGAATGGCTGGATCTGACTTAA